In Carassius carassius chromosome 5, fCarCar2.1, whole genome shotgun sequence, one genomic interval encodes:
- the LOC132141166 gene encoding kelch-like protein 13 isoform X5, whose translation MDHPVHRGDTMSMGLHDRYCAISLVEDDDAQMMKVSLGCSEMGLSSHLQASKPGNTRFFTSNTHSSVVLQGFDQLRIEGLLCDVTLVAGDGDEAFPVHRAMMASSSDYFKAMFTGGMKEQDLMCIKLHGVNRIGLKKIIDFIYTAKLSLNMENLQDTLEAASFLQILPVLDFCKVFLISGVSLDNCVEVGRIANTYNLTEVDKYVNNFILKNFPSLLGTGEFVKLPFERLAFVLSSNSLKHCSELDLFKSACRWLRYEEGRMEYAAKLMRNIRFPLMSPTELINHVQTVDFMRTDNTCVNLLLEASNYQMMPYMQPVMQSERTMIRSDNTHLVTLGGVLRQQLVVSKELRLFDEKAHEWKALAPMDAPRYQHGIAVIGNFLYVVGGQSNYDTKGKTAVDTVFRYDPRYNKWIQVACLNEKRTFFHLSALKGHLYAVGGRNAAGELATVECYNPRTNEWSYVAKMNEPHYGHAGTVYGGYMYISGGITHDTFQKELMCFDPDADKWTQKAPMTTVRGLHCMCTVGDRLYVIGGNHFRGTSDYDDVLSCEYYSPALDLWTPIAAMLRGQSDVGVAVFENKIYVVGGYSWNNRCMVEIVQKYDPEKDEWHKVFDLPESLGGIRACTLTVFPPEDLSLTGSPNRESPLSAP comes from the exons ATCACTGGTGGAAGATGATGATGCTCAGATGATGAAGGTGTCCCTGGGATGCAGTGAAATGGGGCTTTCCTCCCACTTGCAGGCCTCAAAACCAGGAAACACACGCTTCTTTACCAGCAACACACACAGCTCTGTGGTTTTACAG GGTTTTGACCAGTTGAGGATAGAGGGCCTGCTGTGTGATGTCACGTTGGTGGCAGGAGATGGGGATGAGGCGTTTCCTGTTCACCGAGCCATGATGGCCTCCTCCAGCGACTACTTTAAAGCCATGTTTACAG gTGGAATGAAAGAGCAGGATTTGATGTGTATAAAGCTGCATGGCGTGAATCGAATAGGGCTAAAGAAGATTATAGACTTCATTTACACCGCCAAACTCTCCCTCAACATGGAGAACCTACAGGACACCCTAGAGGCTGCTAGCTTTCTCCAGATCCTGCCTGTCCTTGACTTCTGCAAAGTCTTTCTCATTTCTGGG GTGTCGCTGGACAACTGCGTGGAGGTCGGGCGCATCGCCAACACCTACAACCTCACAGAGGTGGACAAATACGTCAACAACTTTATCCTGAAGAATTTCCCCTCGCTACTCGGCACCGGCGAGTTTGTCAAACTTCCATTCGAACGTCTAGCGTTTGTGCTTTCCTCCAACAGTCTAAAACACTGCAGTGAGCTGGACCTTTTCAAATCTGCGTGCCGCTGGCTACGCTACGAAGAAGGCCGCATGGAATATGCCGCCAAGCTAATGCGCAATATCCGATTCCCCCTCATGAGTCCAACAGAACTCATAAACCACGTACAGACTGTTGACTTCATGCGTACGGACAATACCTGTGTTAATCTTTTATTAGAAGCCAGCAACTACCAGATGATGCCATACATGCAGCCGGTGATGCAGTCGGAACGAACAATGATCCGTTCAGACAATACCCATTTAGTAACACTAGGGGGCGTGCTACGGCAACAGCTAGTTGTAAGTAAAGAGTTGCGACTTTTTGACGAGAAAGCACACGAATGGAAAGCACTGGCACCCATGGACGCCCCGCGCTACCAGCACGGGATCGCAGTGATCGGGAATTTTTTGTATGTGGTCGGGGGACAAAGTAACTATGACACGAAAGGAAAAACAGCTGTGGATACCGTGTTTCGATATGACCCGAGATACAACAAGTGGATTCAGGTGGCATGTCTGAATGAGAAGAGGACCTTCTTTCATCTGAGCGCTCTCAAAGGACATCTATATGCGGTGGGCGGGAGAAACGCTGCAGGAGAGCTGG CAACTGTGGAGTGTTATAACCCCAGAACAAATGAATGGTCTTATGTGGCCAAAATGAACGAGCCGCATTATGGACACGCAGGCACTGTTTACGGAGGATACATGTACATTTCAG GTGGAATAACTCATGACACCTTCCAGAAGGAGCTCATGTGCTTCGACCCGGATGCTGATAAGTGGACTCAGAAGGCTCCAATGACGACGGTCCGTGGCCTGCACTGCATGTGCACAGTGGGCGACCGCCTCTACGTCATCGGTGGTAACCACTTCCGGGGCACAAGCGACTACGACGACGTGCTGAGCTGTGAGTACTACAGTCCCGCCTTGGACCTGTGGACGCCGATCGCCGCCATGCTCCGCGGACAGAGCGACGTGGGCGTGGCCGTGTTTGAGAACAAGATCTATGTGGTGGGTGGCTACTCATGGAACAATCGCTGCATGGTGGAGATCGTCCAGAAATATGACCCCGAGAAGGACGAATGGCACAAAGTGTTCGACTTGCCTGAGTCCCTGGGTGGCATCAGAGCCTGCACTCTGACCGTGTTTCCGCCCGAGGACCTCTCACTCACCGGCTCACCGAACCGCGAGTCTCCTCTGTCAGCTCCTTGA